From Peromyscus maniculatus bairdii isolate BWxNUB_F1_BW_parent chromosome 8, HU_Pman_BW_mat_3.1, whole genome shotgun sequence, a single genomic window includes:
- the Nt5c3b gene encoding 7-methylguanosine phosphate-specific 5'-nucleotidase yields the protein MMRGPVKENVSWVHPQSRMHTDTCILSLPGNGRPAPPRAALLERRRRLRSEAAGAGAVFGAAHQAVGAMAEEVKSLMKATVLMRQPGRVQEIVGALRRGGGDRLQVISDFDMTLSRFAYNGQRCPSSHNILDNSKIISEDCRKELAALFHHYYPIEIDPHRTIKEKLPHMVQWWSKAHNLLCQQRIQKSQIAQVVGESTAMLREGYKTFFDTLYHNNIPLFIFSAGIGDILEEIIRQMKVFHPNIHIVSNYMDFNEDGVLQGFKGQLIHTFNKNSSVCENSGYFQKLQDKTNILLLGDSMGDLTMADGVPGVQNILKIGFLNDKVEERRERYMDSYDIVLEKDETLDVVNGLLQHILLQGDCMEIQGS from the exons ATGATGAGGGGCCCAGTTAAGGAAAATGTCTCCTGGGTGCATCCTCAGTCCAGAATGCATACGGATACCTG catCCTGAGCCTGCCTGGAAACGGCCGGCCCGCCCCTCCCAGAGCGGCGCTGCTAGAGCGAAGACGACGCCTGCGCAGTGAGGCTGCGGGGGCGGGCGCCGTCTTCGGAGCCGCCCACCAGGCCGTCGGCGCGATGGCGGAGGAG GTGAAAAGTCTGATGAAGGCCACGGTCCTGATGCGGCAGCCCGGGCGGGTGCAGGAAATCGTGGGCGCCCTTCGCAGGGGCGGAGGAGACCGCCTGCAG GTGATTTCTGATTTTGACATGACCTTGAGCAGATTTGCTTACAATGGACAGCGATGCCCCTCTTCCCACA ATATTCTGGATAACAGCAAAATCATCAGTGAGGATTGTCGCAAAGAG CTCGCGGCGCTCTTTCACCACTATTATCCCATTGAGATCGACCCACACCGGACCATCAAAGAGAAGTTGCCTCATATGGTACAGTG GTGGTCCAAAGCCCACAATCTCCTGTGCCAGCAGAGGATACAGAAGTCCCAGATAGCGCAGGTGGTTGGAGAGTCCACCGCGATGCTCAG GGAGGGATATAAGACGTTCTTCGACACACTCTACCATAACAACATTCCTCTTTTCATCTTTTCGGCGGGCATTGGCGATATCCTGGAGGAAATTATCCGGCAGATGAAAGTgttccaccccaacatccacattGTGTCTAACTACATGGATTTCAATGAGGAT GGTGTCCTGCAAGGCTTCAAGGGCCAGCTCATCCACACCTTCAACAAGAACAGCTCCGTGTGTGAGAACTCCGGTTACTTCCAGAAGCTTCAGGACAAAACCAACATCCTCCTGCTTGGAGACTCCATGGGGGACCTCACTATGGCTGATGGAGTCCCTGGGGTGCAGAACATTCTCAAGATTGGCTTCCTAAATGACAAG gtggaggAGCGGCGGGAGCGGTACATGGATTCCTACGACATCGTGTTGGAGAAGGACGAGACGCTGGACGTGGTCAATGGGCTGCTGCAGCACATCCTGCTTCAGGGGGACTGCATGGAGATACAGGGCTCCTGA
- the Klhl10 gene encoding kelch-like protein 10: MEMENTAASTRFHQPHMERKMSAMTCEIFNELRLEGKLCDVVIKVNGFEFNAHKNILCSCSSYFRALFTSGWNNTEKKVYNIPGISPDMMKLIIEYAYTRTVPITPDNVEKLLAAADQFNIMGIVRGCCEFLKSELCLDNCIGICKFTDYYYCPELRQKAYMFILHNFEEMVKVSAEFLELSVTELKDIIEKDELNVKQEDAVFEAILKWISHDPQNRKQHISVLLPKVRLALMHAEYFMNNVKMNDYVKDSEECKPVIINALKAMYDLNMNGPSNSDFTNPLTRPRLPYAILFAIGGWSGGSPTNAIEAYDARADRWVNVTCEEESPRAYHGAAYLKGYVYIIGGFDSVDYFNSVKRFDPVKKTWHQVAPMHSRRCYVSVTVLSNFIYAMGGFDGYVRLNTAERYEPETNQWTLIAPMHEQRSDASATTLYGKVYICGGFNGNECLFTAEVYNTESNQWTVIAPMRSRRSGIGVIAYGEHVYAVGGFDGANRLRSAEAYSPVANTWRTIPTMFNPRSNFGIEVVDDLLFVVGGFNGFTTTFNVECYDEKTDEWYDAHDMSIYRSALSCCVVPGLANVGEYAARRDNFTGLALRDEVKYSASTSTLPV, translated from the exons ATGGAGATGGAGAACACGGCGGCCTCCACCCGGTTCCACCAGCCTCACATGGAGAGGAAGATGAGTGCGATGACCTGTGAGATCTTCAATGAGCTCCGACTTGAGGGCAAGCTCTGCGATGTGGTCATCAAAGTCAATGGCTTCGAGTTCAATGCCCACAAGAACATCCTCTGTAGCTGCAGCTCCTACTTTAG AGCTTTGTTTACAAGTGGCTGGAACAACACTGAGAAGAAGGTTTACAACATTCCTGGCATTTCCCCCGACATGATGAAACTAATTATTGAGTATGCGTACACTCGGACCGTGCCAATCACCCCCGACAACGTGGAGAAGCTGCTGGCTGCTGCCGACCAGTTTAACATCATGGGGATTGTCAGGGGCTGCTGTGAGTTCCTCAAGTCGGAGCTGTGTCTGGATAACTGCATCGGCATCTGCAAGTTCACGGACTACTACTACTGCCctgagctgaggcagaaggcctACATGTTCATCCTGCACAACTTCGAGGAGATGGTGAAGGTCTCGGCGGAGTTTCTGGAGCTCTCCGTCACTGAGCTGAAGGACATCATCGAGAAAGATGAGCTCAACGTGAAGCAGGAGGACGCTGTGTTTGAGGCCATTTTAAAGTGGATTTCTCACGACCCCCAGAACAGGAAGCAACATATTTCAGTTTTGCTTCCTAAG GTTCGCCTGGCCCTAATGCATGCTGAGTACTTCATGAATAATGTTAAGATGAATGACTATGTCAAAGACAGTGAGGAATGTAAGCCAGTCATCATTAACGCCCTAAAGGCCATGTATGACCTGAACATGAACGGACCCTCCAATTCTGACTTCACCAACCCACTCACCAGGCCCCGCCTGCCCTATGCCATTCTATTTGCTATTGGTGGCTGGAGTGGCGGAAGCCCCACCAATGCCATTGAGGCATACGACGCGCGAGCAGACAGATGGGTGAATGTCACTTGTGAGGAAGAAAGTCCTCGAGCTTACCACGGGGCAGCCTACTTGAAAGGCTATGTTTATATCATCGGGGGGTTTGATAGTGTGGACTACTTCAATAGTGTTAAGCGTTTTGACCCTGTGAAGAAGACGTGGCACCAAGTGGCCCCTATGCACTCCAGACGTTGCTATGTCAGCGTGACAGTCCTCAGCAATTTCATCTATGCCATGGGAGGGTTTGACGGCTATGTGCGTCTCAACACGGCCGAGCGATACGAGCCAGAGACCAATCAATGGACACTCATCGCCCCCATGCATGAGCAGCGGAGTGACGCAAGCGCCACGACACTCTACGGGAAG GTCTACATATGTGGTGGGTTTAATGGAAACGAGTGCCTGTTTACAGCAGAAGTGTACAACACGGAGAGCAATCAGTGGACAGTCATAGCACccatgaggagcaggaggagcggAATAGGTGTAATTGCTTACGGGGAACATGTATACGCA GTAGGTGGCTTTGATGGAGCTAATCGACTGAGGAGTGCGGAAGCCTACAGTCCAGTGGCTAACACTTGGCGCACGATCCCCACTATGTTTAATCCTCGTAGCAATTTTGGTATCGAGGTAGTGGACGACCTCTTGTTTGTGGTGGGTGGCTTTAATGGCTTTACCACCACCTTTAATGTTGAGTGCTATGATGAAAAGACCGATGAGTGGTATGACGCTCATGACATGAGCATCTACCGCAGTGCTCTGAGCTGCTGCGTGGTACCAGGGCTAGCCAATGTTGGGGAGTATGCAGCTAGACGGGACAACTTCACAGGATTAGCACTGCGAGATGAAGTAAAGTATTCCGCTTCGACAAGTACCCTACCTGTATGA